The following proteins are co-located in the Neodiprion virginianus isolate iyNeoVirg1 chromosome 6, iyNeoVirg1.1, whole genome shotgun sequence genome:
- the LOC124307088 gene encoding signal transducer and activator of transcription 5B isoform X2 codes for MSLWAKAQQLPPEALQQVRSVYGEHFPIEVRHFLSSWIEEKMWADIEPDNPQHEQYITSLVGLLVQELEAKAASFTTEDMFLTKLKLMEAAKMFRQRYSQNPTALFKIITHCLGTETKLVAQVENVGGTLMNMAGGRGLMAGMDVITEIAQQVDTLRRRTQETGEDLRRMEQEQEAFAISYHDCTKLSTHLQHYTTQPQNQQGVELEKKLRRQKDQQELLLNHKVTGLMQLRLTLADKLKDTIARLNNLQSRVLDDELIRWKRDQQLAGNGATFNSNLDSIQEWCESLAELIWHNRQQIKEAERLKQKLALDHPGVQDILPTLNSQITQLLSSLVTSTFIIEKQPPQVMKTNTRFTSTVRLLVGGKLNVHMTPPQVKVSIISEAQANALLKSDKMAKSGEASGEILNNTGTMEYHQATRQLSVSFRNMQLKKIKRAEKKGTESVMDEKFSLLFQSQFSVGGGELVFQVWTLSLPVVVIVHGNQEPHAWATVTWDNAFAEPGRVPFAVPDKVPWGQVAEALNVKFRSATGRPLTEDNLRFLGEKAFRGGSSGNQDYSGLLLTWGQFCKEPLPERNFTFWEWFYAVMKLTREHLRGPWIDGYVLGFVRKKQTEEMLATCASGTFLMRFSDSELGGVTIAWVGDQREVFMLQPFTSKDFAIRCLADRVSDLQHLLYLYPDLSKDHAFSKYYTPFNDSQPTTNNGYVRPLLVTHVPGWGGPGSGGQTPSHSSVVGIGGSHGGQGGSYPATPMFQAPSPDPSVTRDTPSVASSYAPGLGQSGVGRFNADTEYGDILNQPDLNLDPLNGLTFPEFMQ; via the exons ATGTCACTCTGGGCTAAGGCACAACAGCTACCGCCAGAAGCATTGCAGCAAGTCCGCTCTGTTTATGGCGAGCACTTCCCAATCGAAGTGCGGCACTTTCTATCGTCATGgatcgaagaaaaaatgtg GGCTGATATCGAGCCAGATAATCCACAACACGAACAATATATAACTAGCCTTGTTGGACTATTGGTACAGGAATTGGAAGCTAAAGCAGCATCGTTTACGACTGAAGATATGTTTCtaacaaaattgaaactaaTGGAAGCAGCAAAGATGTTCAGA CAAAGATATAGTCAGAACCCTACCGCCTTGTTCAAAATAATAACGCATTGCTTGGGAACAGAAACGAAATTAGTTGCACAAGTTGAAAATGTTGGGGGTACATTGATGAACATGGCTGGTGGACGGGGGTTGATGGCAGGGATGGATGTGATCACAGAAATTGCTCAACAAGTTGATACATTACGGCGTAGAACACAAGAAACTGGGGAAGATTTACGTAGGATGGAACAAGAGCAAGAAGCTTTTGCCATCAGTTATCATGATTGCACTAAACTAAGCACACACCTGCAACATTATACTACACAACCTCAAAATCAGCAGGGTGTTGAGCTCGAAAAAAAGTTGCGAAG ACAGAAGGACCAACAAGAACTACTGTTAAACCATAAGGTAACTGGCCTCATGCAGCTCCGACTGACATTAGCTGACAAATTGAAGGATACTATTGCCAGGCTCAACAACCTCCAATCCAGAGTTCTTGATGATGAACTTATTAG ATGGAAACGAGATCAGCAGTTGGCAGGAAATGGAGCTACTTTTAATAGCAATTTAGATTCTATTCAAGAATGGTGCGAAAGTCTTGCCGAACTAATATGGCACAATAGGCAACAGATCAAAGAGGCTGAACGTCTCAAACAAAAACTTGCCTTGGATCATCCTGGGGTGCAGGATATTCTTCCCACCTTAAATTCGCAAATTACCCAGCTTTTGAGTTCTCTTGTTACAAGTACCTtcattattgaaaaacaacCACCACAG GTGATGAAGACCAACACACGATTCACAAGCACAGTACGTCTTTTGGTCGGTGGTAAATTAAACGTTCATATGACACCTCCACAAGTGAAGGTCAGCATAATTAGTGAAGCACAGGCTAATGCCCTCCTGAAGAGTGATAAGATGGCCAAAAGTGGCGAGGCCAGTGGAGAAATTCTGAATAATACCGGCACCATGGAATACCATCAG GCAACCCGACAACTTTCGGTGAGCTTCCGAAACAtgcagttaaaaaaaataaaacgtgcaGAGAAGAAAGGAACCGAGTCTGTTATGGACGAAAAGTTTTCACTTCTATTCCAATCACAATTTAGTGTTGGTGGTGGGGAATTAGTCTTCCAAGTATGGACGCTTAGTCTTCCTGTTGTGGTAATTGTGCATGGGAATCAAGAACCACATGCTTGGGCAACAGTTACCTGGGATAACGCCTTTGCTGAACCAGGAAGAGTACCATTCGCGGTCCCTGACAAAGTGCCATGGGGGCAAGTTGCCGAGGCATTAAACGTCAAATTCCGTTCAGCTACTGGACGTCCCTTGACAGAGGACAATCTTCGATTTTTAGGCGAAAAAGCTTTCAGAGGCGGCAGTTCAGGAAATCAGGATTATTCGGGGCTGCTCCTTACTTGGGGACAGTTCTGCAAGGAGCCACTGCCTGAAAGGAACTTTACGTTTTGGGAATGGTTTTATGCAGTCATGAAATTGACAAGAGAGCACTTACGTGGCCCTTGGATAGATGGCTACGTACTTGGTTTTGTACGAAAGAAGCAAACGGAGGAAATGTTAGCTACTTGTGCTTCCGGGACATTTCTCATGCGGTTCTCAGATTCGGAACTTGGCGGTGTCACTATTGCTTGGGTTGGCG ATCAAAGAGAAGTGTTTATGTTGCAACCATTTACCAGCAAGGACTTTGCTATTCGGTGTCTGGCTGACCGAGTCTCCGACTTACAACACCTCCTGTATCTATATCCAGATCTGTCCAAAGATCATGCCTTTTCTAAATACTACACGCCATTCAATG ACAGTCAGCCCACGACAAATAATGGCTATGTTAGGCCACTATTAGTGACACACGTTCCTGGTTGGGGAGGCCCTGGAAGCGGAGGTCAGACACCTTCGCATTCGTCCGTTGTTGGAATTGGAGGAAGTCATGGTGGTCAAGGTGGTAGCTATCCTGCAACACCCATGTTCCAGGCACCCAGCCCTGATCCCTCTGTTACCAGAGACACTCCGTCTGTTGCATCAAG CTATGCTCCGGGCCTTGGCCAGTCGGGGGTAGGAAGGTTCAACGCAGATACGGAGTACGGAGATATTTTGAACCAGCCCGATTTGAACTTGGACCCGCTCAACGGATTGACGTTCCCTGAATTCATGCAATAG
- the LOC124307099 gene encoding major facilitator superfamily domain-containing protein 10, with product MKPDNNFNIKSTNENEENTKVVRVVFVSLLLDLLAFTMILPLLPALLDHYEQNDDNQGLYSNILSYVQRVQVYLKVPARFNSVLFGGFLGSMYSFLQFLSSPIVGALSDVYGRRPLMLLCLMGIAVSYLLWALSHNFAIFVFARFIGGLSKGNVSLSMAIISDVTSPKSRGKAMALVGIAFSVGFVIGPMIGATFARLSTGHREGQWYAIPALFALFLALIDLLYVVCNLKESLPAKYRAKTLAMGISEALAYINPVDLFQFNGISGLSPQELQSLRRLGRSYFLYLFVYSGLEFTLTFLTHHLLGFTSMQQGWMFLGIGLTMAIIQGGWVRRIPAHKTKSIAELGLWLVIPSFVCIGIARGTAMLYFGVFLFAVSTAMVVTCMMTLVTRLGPDSQKGSITGIFRSLGALARACGPIVTSIAFWSIGSTTTYLTGALALVVPPLILRYTETS from the exons ATGAAGCCAGATAACAATTTTAATATCAAGAGTACAAACGAGAATGAAGAGAATACCAAAGTCGTACGTGTTGTTTTCGTTTCGCTGCTACTTGACCTCCTTGCTTTTACCATGATCTTACCGTTACTGCCTGCTCTACTGGATCATTATGAACAGAATGACGATAACCAAGGGCTGTACTCAAATATATTGAGTTACGTGCAAAGGGTTCAAGTGTACCTCAAGGTACCGGCAAGATTCAACTCTGTCTTGTTCGGAG GTTTCTTGGGATCCATGTATTCATTTCTACAGTTTTTATCCTCACCAATTGTCGGGGCTTTATCCGATGTTTATGGACGCAGACCATTAATGCTATTATGTCTGATGGGTATCGCAGTTTCTTATCTTTTATGGGCACTATCCCACAATTTTGCCATATTCGTCTTTGCCAGATTTATCGGGGGTCTTAGCAAGGGTAATGTTAGCTTGTCCATGGCAATCATTAGCGACGTCACTTCACCAAAATCCAGAGGAAAAGCCATG GCATTGGTGGGAATTGCTTTTTCAGTTGGTTTTGTTATTGGTCCGATGATAGGTGCCACATTTGCTCGTTTATCTACTGGACATAGAGAGGGACAATGGTACGCAATACCTGCATTGTTCGCCCTCTTCTTAGCCCTCATTGATTTGCTTTATGTTGTATGCAACTTGAAGGAAAGTTTACCAGCAAAATACAGAGCAAAAACTCTTGCTATGGGAATATCAGAAGCATTAGCTTACATCAACCCCGTTGACTTGTTCCAATTCAATGGAATATCTGGCCTATCTCCACAAG AATTACAGAGTCTTCGAAGGCTGGGTCGATCGTACTTTCTGTACCTGTTTGTCTACAGTGGGCTGGAATTTACCCTAACATTTTTAACTCATCATTTACTTGGATTCACTAGCATGCAGCAAGGTTGGATGTTCCTAGGGATTGGTTTGACTATGGCGATAATACAAGGGGGTTGGGTGCGCAGAATCCCTGCTCATAAAACGAAATCCATCGCTGAATTA GGCTTATGGTTGGTTATCCCATCTTTCGTTTGCATTGGTATAGCTAGAGGCACTGCAATGCTGTACTTTGGAGTATTCTTATTCGCAGTTT CAACAGCCATGGTGGTGACGTGCATGATGACTCTGGTGACAAGACTGGGACCAGATAGTCAAAAGGGTTCGATAACTGGGATATTCCGTTCACTAGGAGCGCTTGCCCGAGCTTGTGGTCCTATAGTGACTTCTATCg CATTCTGGAGCATTGGTAGTACCACCACATATCTAACCGGCGCGCTGGCTCTGGTCGTTCCACCACTTATACTTCGGTACACCGAAACGTCCTAA
- the LOC124307088 gene encoding signal transducer and activator of transcription 5B isoform X1, producing the protein MSLWAKAQQLPPEALQQVRSVYGEHFPIEVRHFLSSWIEEKMWADIEPDNPQHEQYITSLVGLLVQELEAKAASFTTEDMFLTKLKLMEAAKMFRQRYSQNPTALFKIITHCLGTETKLVAQVENVGGTLMNMAGGRGLMAGMDVITEIAQQVDTLRRRTQETGEDLRRMEQEQEAFAISYHDCTKLSTHLQHYTTQPQNQQGVELEKKLRSIYRQKDQQELLLNHKVTGLMQLRLTLADKLKDTIARLNNLQSRVLDDELIRWKRDQQLAGNGATFNSNLDSIQEWCESLAELIWHNRQQIKEAERLKQKLALDHPGVQDILPTLNSQITQLLSSLVTSTFIIEKQPPQVMKTNTRFTSTVRLLVGGKLNVHMTPPQVKVSIISEAQANALLKSDKMAKSGEASGEILNNTGTMEYHQATRQLSVSFRNMQLKKIKRAEKKGTESVMDEKFSLLFQSQFSVGGGELVFQVWTLSLPVVVIVHGNQEPHAWATVTWDNAFAEPGRVPFAVPDKVPWGQVAEALNVKFRSATGRPLTEDNLRFLGEKAFRGGSSGNQDYSGLLLTWGQFCKEPLPERNFTFWEWFYAVMKLTREHLRGPWIDGYVLGFVRKKQTEEMLATCASGTFLMRFSDSELGGVTIAWVGDQREVFMLQPFTSKDFAIRCLADRVSDLQHLLYLYPDLSKDHAFSKYYTPFNDSQPTTNNGYVRPLLVTHVPGWGGPGSGGQTPSHSSVVGIGGSHGGQGGSYPATPMFQAPSPDPSVTRDTPSVASSYAPGLGQSGVGRFNADTEYGDILNQPDLNLDPLNGLTFPEFMQ; encoded by the exons ATGTCACTCTGGGCTAAGGCACAACAGCTACCGCCAGAAGCATTGCAGCAAGTCCGCTCTGTTTATGGCGAGCACTTCCCAATCGAAGTGCGGCACTTTCTATCGTCATGgatcgaagaaaaaatgtg GGCTGATATCGAGCCAGATAATCCACAACACGAACAATATATAACTAGCCTTGTTGGACTATTGGTACAGGAATTGGAAGCTAAAGCAGCATCGTTTACGACTGAAGATATGTTTCtaacaaaattgaaactaaTGGAAGCAGCAAAGATGTTCAGA CAAAGATATAGTCAGAACCCTACCGCCTTGTTCAAAATAATAACGCATTGCTTGGGAACAGAAACGAAATTAGTTGCACAAGTTGAAAATGTTGGGGGTACATTGATGAACATGGCTGGTGGACGGGGGTTGATGGCAGGGATGGATGTGATCACAGAAATTGCTCAACAAGTTGATACATTACGGCGTAGAACACAAGAAACTGGGGAAGATTTACGTAGGATGGAACAAGAGCAAGAAGCTTTTGCCATCAGTTATCATGATTGCACTAAACTAAGCACACACCTGCAACATTATACTACACAACCTCAAAATCAGCAGGGTGTTGAGCTCGAAAAAAAGTTGCGAAG TATTTACAGACAGAAGGACCAACAAGAACTACTGTTAAACCATAAGGTAACTGGCCTCATGCAGCTCCGACTGACATTAGCTGACAAATTGAAGGATACTATTGCCAGGCTCAACAACCTCCAATCCAGAGTTCTTGATGATGAACTTATTAG ATGGAAACGAGATCAGCAGTTGGCAGGAAATGGAGCTACTTTTAATAGCAATTTAGATTCTATTCAAGAATGGTGCGAAAGTCTTGCCGAACTAATATGGCACAATAGGCAACAGATCAAAGAGGCTGAACGTCTCAAACAAAAACTTGCCTTGGATCATCCTGGGGTGCAGGATATTCTTCCCACCTTAAATTCGCAAATTACCCAGCTTTTGAGTTCTCTTGTTACAAGTACCTtcattattgaaaaacaacCACCACAG GTGATGAAGACCAACACACGATTCACAAGCACAGTACGTCTTTTGGTCGGTGGTAAATTAAACGTTCATATGACACCTCCACAAGTGAAGGTCAGCATAATTAGTGAAGCACAGGCTAATGCCCTCCTGAAGAGTGATAAGATGGCCAAAAGTGGCGAGGCCAGTGGAGAAATTCTGAATAATACCGGCACCATGGAATACCATCAG GCAACCCGACAACTTTCGGTGAGCTTCCGAAACAtgcagttaaaaaaaataaaacgtgcaGAGAAGAAAGGAACCGAGTCTGTTATGGACGAAAAGTTTTCACTTCTATTCCAATCACAATTTAGTGTTGGTGGTGGGGAATTAGTCTTCCAAGTATGGACGCTTAGTCTTCCTGTTGTGGTAATTGTGCATGGGAATCAAGAACCACATGCTTGGGCAACAGTTACCTGGGATAACGCCTTTGCTGAACCAGGAAGAGTACCATTCGCGGTCCCTGACAAAGTGCCATGGGGGCAAGTTGCCGAGGCATTAAACGTCAAATTCCGTTCAGCTACTGGACGTCCCTTGACAGAGGACAATCTTCGATTTTTAGGCGAAAAAGCTTTCAGAGGCGGCAGTTCAGGAAATCAGGATTATTCGGGGCTGCTCCTTACTTGGGGACAGTTCTGCAAGGAGCCACTGCCTGAAAGGAACTTTACGTTTTGGGAATGGTTTTATGCAGTCATGAAATTGACAAGAGAGCACTTACGTGGCCCTTGGATAGATGGCTACGTACTTGGTTTTGTACGAAAGAAGCAAACGGAGGAAATGTTAGCTACTTGTGCTTCCGGGACATTTCTCATGCGGTTCTCAGATTCGGAACTTGGCGGTGTCACTATTGCTTGGGTTGGCG ATCAAAGAGAAGTGTTTATGTTGCAACCATTTACCAGCAAGGACTTTGCTATTCGGTGTCTGGCTGACCGAGTCTCCGACTTACAACACCTCCTGTATCTATATCCAGATCTGTCCAAAGATCATGCCTTTTCTAAATACTACACGCCATTCAATG ACAGTCAGCCCACGACAAATAATGGCTATGTTAGGCCACTATTAGTGACACACGTTCCTGGTTGGGGAGGCCCTGGAAGCGGAGGTCAGACACCTTCGCATTCGTCCGTTGTTGGAATTGGAGGAAGTCATGGTGGTCAAGGTGGTAGCTATCCTGCAACACCCATGTTCCAGGCACCCAGCCCTGATCCCTCTGTTACCAGAGACACTCCGTCTGTTGCATCAAG CTATGCTCCGGGCCTTGGCCAGTCGGGGGTAGGAAGGTTCAACGCAGATACGGAGTACGGAGATATTTTGAACCAGCCCGATTTGAACTTGGACCCGCTCAACGGATTGACGTTCCCTGAATTCATGCAATAG
- the LOC124307088 gene encoding signal transducer and activator of transcription 5B isoform X4 codes for MSLWAKAQQLPPEALQQVRSVYGEHFPIEVRHFLSSWIEEKMWADIEPDNPQHEQYITSLVGLLVQELEAKAASFTTEDMFLTKLKLMEAAKMFRQRYSQNPTALFKIITHCLGTETKLVAQVENVGGTLMNMAGGRGLMAGMDVITEIAQQVDTLRRRTQETGEDLRRMEQEQEAFAISYHDCTKLSTHLQHYTTQPQNQQGVELEKKLRSIYRQKDQQELLLNHKVTGLMQLRLTLADKLKDTIARLNNLQSRVLDDELIRWKRDQQLAGNGATFNSNLDSIQEWCESLAELIWHNRQQIKEAERLKQKLALDHPGVQDILPTLNSQITQLLSSLVTSTFIIEKQPPQVMKTNTRFTSTVRLLVGGKLNVHMTPPQVKVSIISEAQANALLKSDKMAKSGEASGEILNNTGTMEYHQATRQLSVSFRNMQLKKIKRAEKKGTESVMDEKFSLLFQSQFSVGGGELVFQVWTLSLPVVVIVHGNQEPHAWATVTWDNAFAEPGRVPFAVPDKVPWGQVAEALNVKFRSATGRPLTEDNLRFLGEKAFRGGSSGNQDYSGLLLTWGQFCKEPLPERNFTFWEWFYAVMKLTREHLRGPWIDGYVLGFVRKKQTEEMLATCASGTFLMRFSDSELGGVTIAWVGDQREVFMLQPFTSKDFAIRCLADRVSDLQHLLYLYPDLSKDHAFSKYYTPFNDSQPTTNNGYVRPLLVTHVPGWGGPGSGGQTPSHSSVVGIGGSHGGQGGSYPATPMFQAPSPDPSVTRDTPSVASR; via the exons ATGTCACTCTGGGCTAAGGCACAACAGCTACCGCCAGAAGCATTGCAGCAAGTCCGCTCTGTTTATGGCGAGCACTTCCCAATCGAAGTGCGGCACTTTCTATCGTCATGgatcgaagaaaaaatgtg GGCTGATATCGAGCCAGATAATCCACAACACGAACAATATATAACTAGCCTTGTTGGACTATTGGTACAGGAATTGGAAGCTAAAGCAGCATCGTTTACGACTGAAGATATGTTTCtaacaaaattgaaactaaTGGAAGCAGCAAAGATGTTCAGA CAAAGATATAGTCAGAACCCTACCGCCTTGTTCAAAATAATAACGCATTGCTTGGGAACAGAAACGAAATTAGTTGCACAAGTTGAAAATGTTGGGGGTACATTGATGAACATGGCTGGTGGACGGGGGTTGATGGCAGGGATGGATGTGATCACAGAAATTGCTCAACAAGTTGATACATTACGGCGTAGAACACAAGAAACTGGGGAAGATTTACGTAGGATGGAACAAGAGCAAGAAGCTTTTGCCATCAGTTATCATGATTGCACTAAACTAAGCACACACCTGCAACATTATACTACACAACCTCAAAATCAGCAGGGTGTTGAGCTCGAAAAAAAGTTGCGAAG TATTTACAGACAGAAGGACCAACAAGAACTACTGTTAAACCATAAGGTAACTGGCCTCATGCAGCTCCGACTGACATTAGCTGACAAATTGAAGGATACTATTGCCAGGCTCAACAACCTCCAATCCAGAGTTCTTGATGATGAACTTATTAG ATGGAAACGAGATCAGCAGTTGGCAGGAAATGGAGCTACTTTTAATAGCAATTTAGATTCTATTCAAGAATGGTGCGAAAGTCTTGCCGAACTAATATGGCACAATAGGCAACAGATCAAAGAGGCTGAACGTCTCAAACAAAAACTTGCCTTGGATCATCCTGGGGTGCAGGATATTCTTCCCACCTTAAATTCGCAAATTACCCAGCTTTTGAGTTCTCTTGTTACAAGTACCTtcattattgaaaaacaacCACCACAG GTGATGAAGACCAACACACGATTCACAAGCACAGTACGTCTTTTGGTCGGTGGTAAATTAAACGTTCATATGACACCTCCACAAGTGAAGGTCAGCATAATTAGTGAAGCACAGGCTAATGCCCTCCTGAAGAGTGATAAGATGGCCAAAAGTGGCGAGGCCAGTGGAGAAATTCTGAATAATACCGGCACCATGGAATACCATCAG GCAACCCGACAACTTTCGGTGAGCTTCCGAAACAtgcagttaaaaaaaataaaacgtgcaGAGAAGAAAGGAACCGAGTCTGTTATGGACGAAAAGTTTTCACTTCTATTCCAATCACAATTTAGTGTTGGTGGTGGGGAATTAGTCTTCCAAGTATGGACGCTTAGTCTTCCTGTTGTGGTAATTGTGCATGGGAATCAAGAACCACATGCTTGGGCAACAGTTACCTGGGATAACGCCTTTGCTGAACCAGGAAGAGTACCATTCGCGGTCCCTGACAAAGTGCCATGGGGGCAAGTTGCCGAGGCATTAAACGTCAAATTCCGTTCAGCTACTGGACGTCCCTTGACAGAGGACAATCTTCGATTTTTAGGCGAAAAAGCTTTCAGAGGCGGCAGTTCAGGAAATCAGGATTATTCGGGGCTGCTCCTTACTTGGGGACAGTTCTGCAAGGAGCCACTGCCTGAAAGGAACTTTACGTTTTGGGAATGGTTTTATGCAGTCATGAAATTGACAAGAGAGCACTTACGTGGCCCTTGGATAGATGGCTACGTACTTGGTTTTGTACGAAAGAAGCAAACGGAGGAAATGTTAGCTACTTGTGCTTCCGGGACATTTCTCATGCGGTTCTCAGATTCGGAACTTGGCGGTGTCACTATTGCTTGGGTTGGCG ATCAAAGAGAAGTGTTTATGTTGCAACCATTTACCAGCAAGGACTTTGCTATTCGGTGTCTGGCTGACCGAGTCTCCGACTTACAACACCTCCTGTATCTATATCCAGATCTGTCCAAAGATCATGCCTTTTCTAAATACTACACGCCATTCAATG ACAGTCAGCCCACGACAAATAATGGCTATGTTAGGCCACTATTAGTGACACACGTTCCTGGTTGGGGAGGCCCTGGAAGCGGAGGTCAGACACCTTCGCATTCGTCCGTTGTTGGAATTGGAGGAAGTCATGGTGGTCAAGGTGGTAGCTATCCTGCAACACCCATGTTCCAGGCACCCAGCCCTGATCCCTCTGTTACCAGAGACACTCCGTCTGTTGCATCAAG ATGA
- the LOC124307088 gene encoding signal transducer and activator of transcription 5B isoform X3: protein MSLWAKAQQLPPEALQQVRSVYGEHFPIEVRHFLSSWIEEKMWADIEPDNPQHEQYITSLVGLLVQELEAKAASFTTEDMFLTKLKLMEAAKMFRQRYSQNPTALFKIITHCLGTETKLVAQVENVGGTLMNMAGGRGLMAGMDVITEIAQQVDTLRRRTQETGEDLRRMEQEQEAFAISYHDCTKLSTHLQHYTTQPQNQQGVELEKKLRSIYRQKDQQELLLNHKVTGLMQLRLTLADKLKDTIARLNNLQSRVLDDELIRWKRDQQLAGNGATFNSNLDSIQEWCESLAELIWHNRQQIKEAERLKQKLALDHPGVQDILPTLNSQITQLLSSLVTSTFIIEKQPPQVMKTNTRFTSTVRLLVGGKLNVHMTPPQVKVSIISEAQANALLKSDKMAKSGEASGEILNNTGTMEYHQATRQLSVSFRNMQLKKIKRAEKKGTESVMDEKFSLLFQSQFSVGGGELVFQVWTLSLPVVVIVHGNQEPHAWATVTWDNAFAEPGRVPFAVPDKVPWGQVAEALNVKFRSATGRPLTEDNLRFLGEKAFRGGSSGNQDYSGLLLTWGQFCKEPLPERNFTFWEWFYAVMKLTREHLRGPWIDGYVLGFVRKKQTEEMLATCASGTFLMRFSDSELGGVTIAWVGDQREVFMLQPFTSKDFAIRCLADRVSDLQHLLYLYPDLSKDHAFSKYYTPFNDSQPTTNNGYVRPLLVTHVPGWGGPGSGGQTPSHSSVVGIGGSHGGQGGSYPATPMFQAPSPDPSVTRDTPSVASRKN, encoded by the exons ATGTCACTCTGGGCTAAGGCACAACAGCTACCGCCAGAAGCATTGCAGCAAGTCCGCTCTGTTTATGGCGAGCACTTCCCAATCGAAGTGCGGCACTTTCTATCGTCATGgatcgaagaaaaaatgtg GGCTGATATCGAGCCAGATAATCCACAACACGAACAATATATAACTAGCCTTGTTGGACTATTGGTACAGGAATTGGAAGCTAAAGCAGCATCGTTTACGACTGAAGATATGTTTCtaacaaaattgaaactaaTGGAAGCAGCAAAGATGTTCAGA CAAAGATATAGTCAGAACCCTACCGCCTTGTTCAAAATAATAACGCATTGCTTGGGAACAGAAACGAAATTAGTTGCACAAGTTGAAAATGTTGGGGGTACATTGATGAACATGGCTGGTGGACGGGGGTTGATGGCAGGGATGGATGTGATCACAGAAATTGCTCAACAAGTTGATACATTACGGCGTAGAACACAAGAAACTGGGGAAGATTTACGTAGGATGGAACAAGAGCAAGAAGCTTTTGCCATCAGTTATCATGATTGCACTAAACTAAGCACACACCTGCAACATTATACTACACAACCTCAAAATCAGCAGGGTGTTGAGCTCGAAAAAAAGTTGCGAAG TATTTACAGACAGAAGGACCAACAAGAACTACTGTTAAACCATAAGGTAACTGGCCTCATGCAGCTCCGACTGACATTAGCTGACAAATTGAAGGATACTATTGCCAGGCTCAACAACCTCCAATCCAGAGTTCTTGATGATGAACTTATTAG ATGGAAACGAGATCAGCAGTTGGCAGGAAATGGAGCTACTTTTAATAGCAATTTAGATTCTATTCAAGAATGGTGCGAAAGTCTTGCCGAACTAATATGGCACAATAGGCAACAGATCAAAGAGGCTGAACGTCTCAAACAAAAACTTGCCTTGGATCATCCTGGGGTGCAGGATATTCTTCCCACCTTAAATTCGCAAATTACCCAGCTTTTGAGTTCTCTTGTTACAAGTACCTtcattattgaaaaacaacCACCACAG GTGATGAAGACCAACACACGATTCACAAGCACAGTACGTCTTTTGGTCGGTGGTAAATTAAACGTTCATATGACACCTCCACAAGTGAAGGTCAGCATAATTAGTGAAGCACAGGCTAATGCCCTCCTGAAGAGTGATAAGATGGCCAAAAGTGGCGAGGCCAGTGGAGAAATTCTGAATAATACCGGCACCATGGAATACCATCAG GCAACCCGACAACTTTCGGTGAGCTTCCGAAACAtgcagttaaaaaaaataaaacgtgcaGAGAAGAAAGGAACCGAGTCTGTTATGGACGAAAAGTTTTCACTTCTATTCCAATCACAATTTAGTGTTGGTGGTGGGGAATTAGTCTTCCAAGTATGGACGCTTAGTCTTCCTGTTGTGGTAATTGTGCATGGGAATCAAGAACCACATGCTTGGGCAACAGTTACCTGGGATAACGCCTTTGCTGAACCAGGAAGAGTACCATTCGCGGTCCCTGACAAAGTGCCATGGGGGCAAGTTGCCGAGGCATTAAACGTCAAATTCCGTTCAGCTACTGGACGTCCCTTGACAGAGGACAATCTTCGATTTTTAGGCGAAAAAGCTTTCAGAGGCGGCAGTTCAGGAAATCAGGATTATTCGGGGCTGCTCCTTACTTGGGGACAGTTCTGCAAGGAGCCACTGCCTGAAAGGAACTTTACGTTTTGGGAATGGTTTTATGCAGTCATGAAATTGACAAGAGAGCACTTACGTGGCCCTTGGATAGATGGCTACGTACTTGGTTTTGTACGAAAGAAGCAAACGGAGGAAATGTTAGCTACTTGTGCTTCCGGGACATTTCTCATGCGGTTCTCAGATTCGGAACTTGGCGGTGTCACTATTGCTTGGGTTGGCG ATCAAAGAGAAGTGTTTATGTTGCAACCATTTACCAGCAAGGACTTTGCTATTCGGTGTCTGGCTGACCGAGTCTCCGACTTACAACACCTCCTGTATCTATATCCAGATCTGTCCAAAGATCATGCCTTTTCTAAATACTACACGCCATTCAATG ACAGTCAGCCCACGACAAATAATGGCTATGTTAGGCCACTATTAGTGACACACGTTCCTGGTTGGGGAGGCCCTGGAAGCGGAGGTCAGACACCTTCGCATTCGTCCGTTGTTGGAATTGGAGGAAGTCATGGTGGTCAAGGTGGTAGCTATCCTGCAACACCCATGTTCCAGGCACCCAGCCCTGATCCCTCTGTTACCAGAGACACTCCGTCTGTTGCATCAAG aaaaaattaa